Genomic DNA from Klebsiella variicola:
CGGCGTACCGCGACGAGAGATAAACAGCGCGTCGGTTTTTGCCGCCGCTTTCCAGCCGGCGCGGACCTGACTCCAGCGTTCGATTGCCTCGCGCTCATCAAAGCGCAGCGGATGAATAGTCGAAAAACCGTTCTTAAGCCGCCGCACATTGACCCGTCCTTCATGCAGATCCAGATCGTGATAGTGCAGATCCAGCAGTTCGCTGATGCGCATGCCGTGGCGAAAGGCAAGCAGGATGAGGCAGTAATCCCGTTCACCGGTTGGGCCCTGGCGAGCGGCCTGCATCATTGCCTGAACTTCTTTGGCGGTAAGAAAACGACGTCGGTTCACAATATTAGCTCCTGAAAAAAGGATGAATGACCGTCACGGCGAAACCTTACGCCATGACGAAAAGAATGCGTAATGCTAAAACGTTGTAGGGTGAAGTTGATTAACCACGAATAGATAGCACATTACATTGACTGATACTAAAAATATCGCCGGGCGATAATTCTTAATTTTAAAGATTTTAATCGTTGTCTCAATAGCCTCTCCAGATGTTATCGCCAGGTGCATAAAATAAAAGGATTTTTTTCTGGCGCACGTTGTCATTAAAAAAACGGTGCGGAAATTTTACTCGAGCAATAAATAATTCGGTCAAATCCAGAATGAACGCAGGGTTAAATTGACGCGGAGCTGGCAGGAATAAATAAGAACTTGCGGGAACAGTAATCATAATTAACGCAGGGTTAATGATAATAAATGTTATAATTTGCGAGCAGGTTGCGGGACAACGCCATCCTTGGCGTCAAGGTTATTGGATCAAAGACGATCGCTGTTTGTCGCGCGTATTGTCCCAGATGCCATAGAAACGTCCCGCGTTGCTGGCGGTATACCAGACGGTATGGCGGATATTGCGATGCCCAAGGTAATCCTGGATCAAACGGGTATCGATCCCCATATTGGCCAGCGCAAAGCCACAGGAGTGACGCAGCATGTGTGGGTGGATCTCCAGCGGTAATCCCGCCAGATCCCCTGATGAGGCGATAATCTGATAAAACTGCTGGCGAGAAAGGGGATTACCTTTGCGGGAGAGAAACAGCCATTCGCTGGCTGCCTGCGGCCAGCTGCTGCGAATGGCCAGCCATCGCTTTAGGGCGTGGATCTCTTTCTCCAGCAACGGATGGGTAGTTGAAAACCCCTTTTTGAGTCGATGGATGTAAACGCAGCGGGCAGCAAGGTCGATATCCGATATTCGTAGACGGCAGATCTCGCTGGCTCGCAGACCGTGAATGAAGCACAGTAATGTCAGGCAATAATTCCGTGCGGCATAGAGACCGGTATCGGCGGCTTTAAGTAAAGACTCGATCTCATTCTGAGTCAGGAAGTTCCTTTTTTTTATATCGGCGTTATTCGTCATGGTTTTCCCTTTTATTGCAGGCATATTTTTCTCTTTCCAGGCCTGCGTCAGGTCATTGTTAAATTCGACTGCCTTTTTATTTTGAAACGGCGTGCTGATAACGTTTTAATCTCATACGAAAGCGTTTCACCTGGTGAAGGCAAAATCTGAATGCTATCGCTGAGTGAGCGTGCGGTATCATAGGCTATCTCCATCGCCACCGATAAGGCGCCGCAAGCTGAAGGGTAAAGAAAGGGTTAGCGGGTTGAAGTGGCGTCGCTTTCCTGGTGGTTTCCACGTCCTGTACATCCCTGATCCTCTTGATGATGCCCGCATGATGATGAAGGCGCGGGCTTCCGGCCGCGGCAAGGCGGCCATCAATGCCGTCATGATTTATTGCCTGCCTGCTGGACATCATTGCGCCAGCAAACCAACCTCCCGCGCCAACAACCTTCGGGAATAGCATGAGAAATTTCTCAGACAGAATACAACTCTGCATCGTCTGGATAGCATTCACTGCAAAACTACAACAGTGATTAAACCATACTGCAAAAAGCCTGGGGATAATAGCCATTGTCTGTATGAGGGCACTTTACGCTGTATTTCAGTAATTCAGTTTAATCTAAAGCATGTGGTCGAAGTGGAGTGGTATCAGGCACGGTAAGCGCTAGTGGCGGCGATATTAGTGGGCTGGAAAAAAGGGGGATATGATGAGGACCGGGATACGGTCTGAGGGGGGCGCGGGAATATTCTGCGCTATGCTAAGAATAAGGCGCATGCCACAAACGTCAGCCAGACAACTGAAGTATGAGGGGGCGTTAAAGGCTCCGGCGGCGGGAGGAATGACGTCCTGGAGACGCCAAAACCTCAGTTTCACCATTTTTCGTCACGTGCTTCCTGGCGACCTTCGCGGCGGTTTTCCCGTTTATCGTGACGGCAGCTGGCGTTGCTTTGATTGTTATTGCGGACGCATTCCTGCTTGGTATCACGACCTTGCTCGCGGCTATCCTGTCGGATATCGCGGGCGTCCTGGCGTTTGTCGCCACGCCAGGTCGCCTGCGCCGAAAACGATGGCGCCAGCAGCGCGACGCAGACCAGGGCAAGTAAGCCTCTTTTCATGGAGATGGCCTTCTGTTTTTATAAACACAATAAATAATTAGCAGGTAATTATAAAATTATCATATAGCTTAAGTGAGGATAGCACAAAATGCATCGCTTCCAGCGATAACGTTGTTTTTTATTAAATGAATCCGTCGTTTCTGATGTCTATGTTTTTATTGTGTTTTAATGCGATATAAGCAACATAACTTTTGGATGAGTCGTAGATATAATGAATTATTTGGCTTGATATTAGTCAAGTGAATTAAATACGTCTGTTGTGAATGATTAAGTTGCGTGCAATATTTAACGCATGAGTTTTTTCTCATCTCATAAGCCAAATGGATAAACAAATAAAAGGAACTATATTATGAAGCGTTTAACTGTTGCTGCAGCAGTCCTGTCCACCGTATTTATGAGTGCCGGTGCTTTTGCGGATACTGACCAGGGTGAAGTTATTATCACCGGACGCGTTGTGGGAACCACGTGTCAGTTTCTTGATGGCAACAACTCTACCACTATTACGATGAACCAGGTCGGGCAGGAAAGTCTTGCTGGTCTTAATGCCGGCGCCACCTATACCGGCATTAAAAACAGCACCACGGTGCCATTAAAATTAAAATGTACCGGTGCTGAGCCGAAAATCAGCCTGGCACGTAACCAGTTTGATACCACTTACCCGAACATTACGAAAAATACCGTAGCGGGTGGCGCATCCGGCGTCGGCTTTGTGGTGACAGCGAATGACGCCGAACTAAACGCCAACTCGCTGATTCCTCTTAATGGGGATCCTGATGAAAACGGTGTATATACCATTGATTTTTCAGCACAGTATGCGGTGGTGGCCGCAGGTAACGCAGTCACCCAGGGCGATGTTGAGTCAACCCTTACGCTGACCGTGGTAACCGAGTGATGCTGTCACCCGGCGAGACGCAGGGCGTTCGCCGGGTCTCTGTTTACATGGAGTGAAAGAGATGAAAGGATTCATTCTGCTGCTACTGACCTTTTTCATTATCCCCGCGCAGGCGGGTATTGTGATCTATGGGACGCGCGTTATTTATCCGGCCGGTAAAAATGAGGTGATGGTGCAGTTAATGAATCGCGGCGATCGCGGCGCCCTGGTACAGGCGTGGATCGACGACGGTAATACTTCCATTGCCCCGGAAAATATCCGCGTACCTTTTCTTATTTCACCGCCGGTGGTGCGCGTCAGAGCCAATACCGGTCAGCAGCTTAAAATAAAAGCATTATCCAATACGTTACCGCAAAATCAGGAAAGTTTATTTTATCTGAATGTCCTCGATATCCCACCCAATGCCAGCGTGAATGATGGTAAAAATGTGGTGAAATTTGCGATCCAAAATCGAATTAAGTTGTTTTATCGCCCGGAAGGTGTCGCTGGCGTTACGCAGGCCAGTTTTCATCATTTAGACCTGCAGCAAAAAGGTAAAAATGTACTGCTTAAAAATAACAGCGCAAACTGGATAACGATCCCTGAAATTAAAGTGAATAATGTGAAAGGAAACAGTAAAGCCATTATGCTGGCGCCATTTTCACAGCAAATGATCACCCTCAGCGGCAGCGTTGCCAGACAGTACAAAATAACTCTTATTGATGATTATGGAAATTATATTAGTGATAGCATCAGCGTAAAATAAAAAGAGGTGGTTATGTTAAGGATGACATCACTGGCCCTGGCAATTATTGCATCATTATTTGCTGAAGCCCTGGCGGCAGAAGAGACCTTTGATACCAACTTTATGTTCGGCGGGATGAAAGGGGTTAAAGACAGTCACTATCAGTTTACAGATGACGCACCGATTGCGGGTGAATATAACCTGGATGTGTATGTCAATAACAAGTGGCGTGGGAAATATGACCTGACAGTGAAGGAGCAGCCAGGGGAAAGCTGCTTGTCACACTCCCAGCTGCAGCAGCTCGGTATTAAAGCCGAGAGGCTGGACAAAAAGGATCTGGCGCAATGCATCACGCTACGCGAGGCTGTGCAGGGGGGGAAATATCATTTTGATATCTCCACCCTGACCCTCGAGCTCACTGTCCCGCAGGCGTTTGTTAATGAGCTGGAGGCGGGCTATGCTTCCCCGGAAAGCTGGGACCGCGGGGTCAACGCCTTCTATACGTCCTATTATGCCAGTCAGTATTACAGCGATTATAAAAGCGCCGGGAATAACAAGAGTACCTTTGCCCGTTTTACCAGCGGTTTAAATCTCCTGGGATGGCAACTGCACTCTGACGCCAGCTATAACAATAATGA
This window encodes:
- the fimE gene encoding type 1 fimbria switch DNA invertase FimE (upgraded from regulatory protein to switch DNA invertase), whose translation is MNRRRFLTAKEVQAMMQAARQGPTGERDYCLILLAFRHGMRISELLDLHYHDLDLHEGRVNVRRLKNGFSTIHPLRFDEREAIERWSQVRAGWKAAAKTDALFISRRGTPLSRQQAYRIIRSAGENAGTVTHTHPHMLRHACGYELAERGTDTRLIQDYLGHRNIRHTVRYTASNAARFAGIWERNNLLEEKGLSKENDLSD
- the fimB gene encoding type 1 fimbria switch DNA invertase FimB; amino-acid sequence: MTNNADIKKRNFLTQNEIESLLKAADTGLYAARNYCLTLLCFIHGLRASEICRLRISDIDLAARCVYIHRLKKGFSTTHPLLEKEIHALKRWLAIRSSWPQAASEWLFLSRKGNPLSRQQFYQIIASSGDLAGLPLEIHPHMLRHSCGFALANMGIDTRLIQDYLGHRNIRHTVWYTASNAGRFYGIWDNTRDKQRSSLIQ
- the yehD gene encoding fimbrial protein YehD, with the protein product MKRLTVAAAVLSTVFMSAGAFADTDQGEVIITGRVVGTTCQFLDGNNSTTITMNQVGQESLAGLNAGATYTGIKNSTTVPLKLKCTGAEPKISLARNQFDTTYPNITKNTVAGGASGVGFVVTANDAELNANSLIPLNGDPDENGVYTIDFSAQYAVVAAGNAVTQGDVESTLTLTVVTE
- a CDS encoding fimbria/pilus periplasmic chaperone; the protein is MKGFILLLLTFFIIPAQAGIVIYGTRVIYPAGKNEVMVQLMNRGDRGALVQAWIDDGNTSIAPENIRVPFLISPPVVRVRANTGQQLKIKALSNTLPQNQESLFYLNVLDIPPNASVNDGKNVVKFAIQNRIKLFYRPEGVAGVTQASFHHLDLQQKGKNVLLKNNSANWITIPEIKVNNVKGNSKAIMLAPFSQQMITLSGSVARQYKITLIDDYGNYISDSISVK